One window from the genome of Salvia splendens isolate huo1 chromosome 9, SspV2, whole genome shotgun sequence encodes:
- the LOC121748509 gene encoding uncharacterized protein LOC121748509, with amino-acid sequence MVFTFCHLLHHLLNSTSTVIHLYLYRRMDWFSWLSKTDLDPCLVYEYALTFTHNELGQDDIAYFSHEFLQSMGVSIAKHRLEILKLSRKNKGMRTIHPILWLMFTVKQTKKYVVKHIQALLHRQHSPLLVVPSRNHSLRWKVSMLQRNKRLRASLGEGEWPKIGIDSPRFVSDPGILMLTNGSPMAGSQSSGSTQSSIWIESEANAESGHITTAEALPNPWNSSFSRTTIHSPDMDYWSSSTEEIKWDSMFKNLKPT; translated from the coding sequence ATGGTATTCACATTTTGCCATCTTCTGCATCATCTTCTTAATTCAACTAGTACAGTTATACACTTATACCTCTACAGAAGAATGGATTGGTTCAGTTGGCTATCGAAAACTGACCTCGATCCTTGTCTTGTTTACGAGTACGCCCTCACCTTCACCCACAATGAGCTCGGCCAGGACGACATTGCCTACTTCAGCCACGAGTTCCTGCAGAGCATGGGCGTCTCGATAGCCAAACACCGGTTGGAGATACTCAAGCTATCGAGGAAGAACAAGGGGATGAGGACCATACACCCGATTTTGTGGCTCATGTTCACAGTCAAGCAAACCAAGAAGTATGTTGTCAAACACATTCAGGCACTGCTGCATCGCCAACACTCGCCTCTTTTGGTCGTCCCGTCAAGAAACCACAGCCTCAGATGGAAGGTGTCAATGCTGCAGAGGAACAAGAGGCTGAGGGCTTCCCTGGGCGAGGGAGAGTGGCCGAAGATAGGGATTGACAGTCCCAGATTCGTGTCTGACCCTGGGATTTTGATGCTGACAAACGGGAGCCCCATGGCTGGCTCTCAAAGCTCAGGCTCAACTCAGAGCTCAATTTGGATCGAGTCTGAGGCCAATGCTGAGTCGGGCCATATCACGACAGCAGAAGCACTGCCTAACCCTTGGAACAGCAGCTTTTCAAGAACTACTATACATTCTCCAGATATGGATTATTGGTCGAGTAGCACAGAAGAAATCAAGTGGGATTCGATGTTCAAGAACTTGAAGCCGACGTGA
- the LOC121749176 gene encoding putative UPF0481 protein At3g02645, whose amino-acid sequence MAAGLCRDSSPLMIQEPNDVDQINKSAHLLEFIYSLILPRFHESFETGLDDDEEGPNKAVPAKTGRFSLIKRLVLSKPVTIILTLPWKIISNLPEDQNNNNNNNDKSHLLMEEIAIPSVTELSNAGIEFAGTDKGIPGIDFDKETATFHLPSLSVDVNTEVVMRNLVAYEACGDASRPLIFTRYAELMNGIIDCEDDARILREKGIVWNYLKGDQDVADLWNGMSRSIRMTKVPFLDRIIEDVNSYYDGRWKVRIGKFVSRYVFGSWQSITFMAASMLLFFVSLQSFCTLFGCGRLFFRRPRTY is encoded by the exons ATGGCAGCCGGGCTCTGCAGAGACTCCTCCCCTTTGATGATCCAAGAACCGAATGACGTTGATCAGATCAATAAATCCGCTCATCTCCTAGAATTCATATACAGCTTGATCCTCCCACGCTTCCACGAATCATTCGAAACAGGACTAGACGACGACGAAGAAGGCCCGAATAAGGCTGTTCCCGCCAAAACAGGCCGGTTTAGTTTGATCAAGAGGCTGGTGTTGTCGAAACCGGTCACCATCATCCTCACATTGCCTTGGAAAATCATTTCCAATCTTCCAG AAGACCAgaataacaacaacaacaacaatgacAAGAGTCATTTACTGATGGAGGAAATCGCAATCCCTTCGGTGACTGAGCTCTCCAACGCGGGAATTGAATTCGCGGGGACGGATAAAGGCATTCCAGGCATAGATTTCGACAAGGAAACGGCTACATTCCATCTCCCGTCGCTTTCGGTCGATGTAAACACTGAGGTGGTGATGAGGAACCTCGTCGCGTACGAGGCCTGTGGCGACGCATCACGGCCGTTGATCTTCACGCGATACGCGGAATTGATGAACGGGATCATCGACTGCGAGGATGATGCAAGGATCTTGAGGGAAAAGGGGATTGTTTGGAACTACTTGAAGGGCGATCAAGATGTGGCAGACTTGTGGAATGGCATGAGCAGGTCGATTAGAATGACTAAAGTGCCCTTCTTGGATAGAATCATTGAAGATGTGAACAGTTATTACGACGGTAGATGGAAGGTTAGGATAGGAAAGTTTGTGAGTAGGTATGTTTTTGGATCATGGCAGTCGATCACGTTCATGGCTGCTTCTATGCTGCTGTTTTTTGTGAGTTTGCAATCCTTTTGCACCTTGTTCGGCTGTGGTCGTCTGTTTTTTCGTCGTCCGAGGACGTACTGA
- the LOC121749175 gene encoding putative UPF0481 protein At3g02645 yields MLLSPPHQSPNPNPIWDEQRWIIYIRQALDHEDDFDQESHIPVSIFNVPKFLMCTSPESYVPQLVALGPYHHSRPELYEMEMHKLSTAKRSQKASPGLKLHNLVDQLSLAEHMFRASYHKFLNLNGETLAWMMAVDSCFLLDFLQRKSGSPTLNSGRKTGLHDAILTDIVMLENQIPLFSLKKTLEFISGSTDSADDRLYAM; encoded by the coding sequence ATGCTACTTTCTCCTCCTCACCAAAGCCCGAACCCGAATCCAATCTGGGACGAGCAACGTTGGATCATCTACATTCGTCAAGCACTAGACCACGAAGATGATTTCGACCAAGAATCCCACATCCCTGTCTCAATCTTCAACGTCCCAAAATTCCTTATGTGCACCAGCCCGGAATCCTACGTGCCACAGCTAGTAGCGTTAGGCCCGTACCACCACTCTCGGCCCGAACTATACGAGATGGAAATGCACAAGCTCTCCACAGCCAAAAGATCGCAAAAAGCTTCCCCGGGCCTCAAATTGCACAACCTCGTCGACCAATTATCCCTGGCCGAGCACATGTTTCGGGCCTCTTATCACAAGTTTCTCAATCTCAACGGCGAAACCTTAGCTTGGATGATGGCCGTGGACTCTTGCTTCTTGCTGGATTTTCTCCAGAGAAAATCAGGAAGCCCGACACTTAATTCGGGCCGTAAAACGGGCCTTCATGATGCTATCCTTACAGATATTGTCATGTTGGAGAATCAAATCCCACTATTTTCATTGAAGAAAACGCTGGAATTCATCTCGGGCTCAACGGATAGTGCGGATGATCGTCTCTACGCcatgtag
- the LOC121748508 gene encoding probable GTP-binding protein OBGM, mitochondrial, whose amino-acid sequence MWSWSQKTTTYLEAITKFSSSPWLSVSCSYSGSYSMRKKIAPLQERKMIDQHRLCAKGGDGGNGCFSIRRSRHDRRGRPDGGDGGRGGDVILECSAAVWDFRGLPHHINAKRGGNGVSKNMIGSRGDDKVVLVPVGTVIHLIEGEFPSYVEKKSSGILDPWDIPGTLDFGSSKSSLQSTYAGEKVEKTDNASEDSAPSSKEDLKRAPSPRFSPSTGKSRNQIESDFFPKPHGYSEWEDMDGEVSMSGSECEEDMEEEDEIQYNVAELTEPGQQIIVAQGGDGGLGNLHLAKGSKMSKYPPDLKTEDASDDDAYAALNIGSPGTEAVLLLELKSIADVGLVGMPNAGKSTLLGALSRAKPTVGHYAFTTLRPNLGNINFDDLSITVADIPGLIKGAHENRGLGHAFLRHIERTKVLAYVVDLGAAIDGRKGIPPWEQLKELMLELEFYREGLSGRPSLVVANKIDEAGAEQVYQELRQRVHGVHIFPVCAVLEEGISELKAGLKMLVDGEKSPPLTLDGIVID is encoded by the exons ATGTGGTCGTGGAGCCAAAAAACAACCACATATTTGGAAGCTATCACAAAATTCTCAAGTTCGCCATGGCTTTCTGTATCTTGTTCTTATTCAGGCAGCTATTCcatgagaaaaaaaattgcaCCTTTACAG GAGCGCAAAATGATAGATCAACATAGGCTATGTGCTAAAGGAGGTGATGGAGGAAATGGTTGTTTCAGCATTCGTCGCAGCCGTCATGACCGACGTGGTAGACCTGATG GTGGTGATGGTGGCAGAGGTGGTGATGTAATCTTAGAATGTTCTGCGGCGGTTTGGGATTTCAGAGGTCTGCCACATCATATT AATGCAAAGAGAGGAGGGAATGGGGTTTCCAAAAATATGATAGGAAGCCGAGGAGATGACAAG GTTGTTCTGGTACCTGTTGGCACTGTTATTCATCTTATTGAGGGAGAATTTCCTTCTTATGTTGAGAAGAAGTCTTCTGGAATATTGGATCCTTGGGATATCCCTGGTACGCTTGATTTTGGTTCGTCTAAATCTTCCCTACAATCTACGTACGCGGGAGAAAAGGTAGAGAAGACAGACAATGCTAGTGAGGACTCAGCTCCTTCAAGTAAAGAAGACCTTAAAAGAGCACCTTCTCCTAGATTTTCACCTTCTACAGGTAAATCCCGGAATCAAATTGAATCCGATTTCTTCCCTAAACCCCATGGCTACAGCGAGTGGGAGGATATGGATGGCGAAGTAAGCATGTCTGGATCTGAGTGCGAGGAAGATAtggaagaggaagatgaaatACAGTACAACGTTGCTGAACTAACAGAGCCTGGCCAACAAATCATTGTGGCCCAAGGAGGTGATGGTGGCCTGGGAAATCTGCATTTGGCAAAAGGTTCTAAGATGAGCAAATATCCGCCTGACTTAAAAACAGAGGATGCTTCCGATGATGATGCCTATGCAGCACTTAACATCGGCTCACCTGGCACCGAAGCTGTTCTTTTGTTAGAGCTCAAGAGTATTGCTGATGTGGGCCTTGTCGGGATGCCAAATGCCGGTAAAAGCACTCTTCTTGGGGCATTATCTAGGGCTAAGCCTACGGTTGGCCACTATGCCTTCACCACTCTAAGACCTAATCTAGGTAACATAAACTTCGATGATCTTTCCATTACTGTGGCTGATATCCCGGGTCTTATAAAGGGAGCACATGAGAATCGTGGTCTTGGGCATGCCTTCCTACGCCACATTGAACGCACCAAAGTGTTGGCGTATGTGGTAGATTTAGGTGCAGCCATAGATGGTCGAAAGGGCATACCCCCATGGGAACAGCTGAAGGAACTGATGttggaattggaattctatCGCGAGGGCCTCTCCGGCCGACCATCCTTAGTCGTGGCAAATAAAATTGATGAGGCAGGGGCAGAACAAGTGTATCAAGAGTTGAGGCAAAGAGTACATGGTGTTCATATTTTTCCAGTTTGTGCGGTTCTGGAAGAGGGAATATCGGAGTTGAAAGCTGGTTTGAAGATGCTTGTGGATGGAGAAAAGTCGCCACCACTAACATTGGACGGCATTGTGATTGATTAG